The following proteins are encoded in a genomic region of Macadamia integrifolia cultivar HAES 741 unplaced genomic scaffold, SCU_Mint_v3 scaffold2359, whole genome shotgun sequence:
- the LOC122066352 gene encoding B3 domain-containing transcription factor FUS3-like — translation MQGNSNHTTKDEFNQSNASQELVPEPVTSFPEMQRQVNHNLLPYDSASPDSLSHVATFLTQDSSAPLVIEIYGRRMRFLFEKELQKSDKAAEDYLPPLDAKEGIFINMEDMDGQRLWNFKFRFWPNNKSRMYVLENTGNFVSTHGLERGDFLMFYKDDENQKYVIRARKSLDNMVPVPIVVEDPAASVPSFFSDNNSFMDEFPISLPGESVVADYPSLEPLTSFGSVENVTIDDLF, via the exons ATGCAAGGAAACAGTAATCACACTACCAAGGATGAATTCAATCAAAGCAATGCAAGTCAAGAACTTGTTCCCGAGCCTGTGACCAGTTTTCCGGAGATGCAGAGACAAGTCAACCACAACCTCTTGCCTTATGACTCAGCCTCTCCTGATTCTCTATCGCACGTGGCTACGTTTCTCACTCAGGATAGCTCGGCCCCTCTTGTAATC gAAATTTATGGTAGAAGGATGAGGTTCCTCTTCGAAAAAGAACTTCAGAAAAGTGAT AAAGCAGCCGAAGATTATCTCCCACCTCTTGATGCTAAGGAAGGGATCTTCATTAACATGGAGGATATGGATGGTCAGAGACTATGGAACTTCAAGTTTAG GTTTTGGCCCAATAATAAAAGCCGAATGTATGTGCTTGAGAACACTG GGAATTTTGTGAGCACACATGGCTTGGAACGTGGGGACTTCTTAATGTTCTATAAAGATGATGAAAACCAGAAATAT GTCATTCGAGCTCGAAAATCTCTGGATAACATGGTTCCTGTGCCCATAGTAGTAGAAGATCCAGCTGCAAGCGTACCATCATTCTTCAGTGACAACAACAGCTTCATGGATGAATTCCCGATATCCTTACCAGGTGAATCTGTGGTAGCTGACTACCCAAGTCTTGAACCACTAACAAGCTTTGGATCTGTGGAGAATGTCACCATTGACGACTTGTTTTAA